From Corvus moneduloides isolate bCorMon1 chromosome 2, bCorMon1.pri, whole genome shotgun sequence, one genomic window encodes:
- the RAI2 gene encoding retinoic acid-induced protein 2 has translation MEELYKDAPNLPMDVTNSPSAMANNKLENGVAQLITAEAWNINSADLMKKALSPLVTVPAPSILTPPAESQSGVALKVAATVLQPICLGDNPVVLPIHLQVAGSAAPQMPATNAATPYVMTTQGPVPLPVLLEQHVFQHLNSPLVLPPGAACPTSPLHAGLFPGTTTPVGQPQLLDPKPSSQAQEPVLPPVFQTPGFAAVLQDLFPSQGALGSAPCQPPPDYTTLPPQAFSSPLSPLVPPATLLVPYPVIVPLPVPIPIPIPVPIPVPHGAEAKAAPDPPKPPLFTPHSCKGTQTPLEKEETKPFELLHPREFPQLSRHTVIKMGGENEALDLSMRGPPALRASEAALPLPPPPPEDGALDLSLASCRKPGGLHGEAAGPGPATTAEIGAHPAPDRLPGPAGPFAPCKPQEAVGKAEGRAAGGGAAELLRQPQKWLVEQAGRAGCEPKAGNNIEIVSTSQTAKVIVSVKDAVPTIFCGKIKGLSGVSTKNFSFKRDLPQDSVLQCYDVKSPPEPRDSAEALRKPVKNRSVKLKKINSPEIHILPIKKQRLAAFFPRK, from the coding sequence ATGGAGGAGCTGTACAAGGATGCCCCAAACCTGCCTATGGACGTCACCAACTCACCCTCGGCGATGGCAAACAACAAGCTGGAAAATGGGGTGGCCCAGCTGATCACAGCAGAGGCCTGGAACATCAACTCGGCCGACCTGATGAAGAAAGCCCTTTCCCCACTGGTGACAGTCCCTGCGCCCTCCATCCTGACGCCACCGGCCGAGTCGCAGAGCGGGGTGGCCCTGAAGGTGGCGGCCACCGTGCTGCAGCCCATCTGCCTGGGGGACAACCCCGTGGTCCTGCCCATCCACCTGCAGGTCgccggcagcgctgccccgcAGATGCCAGCCACCAATGCCGCCACTCCCTACGTGATGACCACCCAGGGCCCTGTCCCGCTCCCCgtcctcctggagcagcacgTCTTCCAGCACCTGAACTCGCCCCTGGTGCTGCCTCCGGGGGCTGCCTGCCCCACCAGCCCCTTGCACGCCGGCCTCTTCCCCGGCACCACGACCCCTgttgggcagccccagctcctggacCCCAAGCCCTCCAGCCAAGCGCAGGAGCCCGTCCTGCCCCCGGTCTTTCAGACACCGGGATTCGCCGCCGTCCTTCAGGACCTGTTTCCCTCACAGGGCGCCCTGGGCTCAGCCCCCTGTCAGCCGCCCCCCGACTACACCACCCTCCCACCCCAGGCCTTCAGCTCGCCCCTGTCCCCGCTGGTGCCCCCTGCTACGCTGCTGGTGCCCTACCCCGTTATCGTGCCCTTACCCGTCCCCATCCctatccccatccctgtccccatccctgtgccccacGGCGCCGAGGCCAAGGCGGCCCCTGACCCACCCAAGCCGCCGCTCTTCACCCCCCACTCCTGCAAGGGCACCCAGACACccctggagaaggaggagacGAAGCCCTTCGAACTCCTCCACCCGCGGGAGTTTCCCCAGCTCAGCCGTCACACTGTCATCAAGATGGGTGGTGAGAACGAGGCGTTGGACCTCTCCATGAGAGGGCCGCCCGCGCTTCGGGCCAGCGAGGccgcgctgccgctgccgccgccgccgcccgagGACGGGGCCCTGGACCTGTCCCTCGCCTCCTGTCGCAAGCCGGGGGGGCTGCACGGGGAGGCGGCCGGCCCTGGCCCCGCCACCACCGCCGAGATCGGTGCCCACCCCGCGCCGGACAGGCTCCCCGGGCCAGCCGGCCCCTTCGCCCCCTGCAAGCCCCAGGAGGCGGTGGGCAAGGCGGAGGGCAGggccgcgggcggcggcgcggctGAGCTGCTGCGGCAGCCGCAGAAGTGGCTGGTGGAACAGGCGGGCAGGGCGGGCTGCGAGCCTAAGGCCGGCAACAACATCGAGATCGTCAGCACCTCGCAGACAGCCAAAGTCATCGTTTCCGTCAAGGATGCCGTGCCCACCATCTTCTGCGGCAAGATCAAGGGCCTGTCGGGGGTCTCCACCAAAAACTTTTCCTTCAAAAGGGACCTGCCCCAGGACTCGGTGCTGCAGTGCTACGATGTGAAGAGCCCGCCCGAGCCTCGGGACAGCGCCGAGGCCCTCAGGAAACCCGTCAAAAACAGGAGCGTAAAgctaaagaaaattaactcgCCGGAGATACATATTCTTCCAATCAAGAAACAACGGCTGGCTGCCTTTTTTCCAAGAAAGTAA